One genomic region from Candidatus Bathyarchaeia archaeon encodes:
- a CDS encoding DUF4443 domain-containing protein, whose amino-acid sequence MGCQLTVKGLKLFEEYRKVFRKRAKIEKTKLMPTPFNSAIIAKNCGDKVKSGIEQRDAAVRVGAKCVTTIIFKNGRLTIPSVCDDLSRDYPKIAEKLIALLQPEENDVIVVAGADNWESAEYGAAAAAWTFFDDC is encoded by the coding sequence GTGGGTTGCCAGCTAACCGTCAAGGGATTAAAACTTTTTGAAGAATATAGGAAAGTTTTTAGAAAGCGAGCTAAAATAGAAAAGACTAAACTTATGCCCACACCATTCAACTCAGCTATAATAGCCAAAAACTGTGGAGATAAAGTTAAATCAGGTATAGAACAGCGAGACGCCGCGGTGAGAGTAGGCGCAAAATGCGTCACCACAATAATTTTCAAAAATGGACGGTTGACTATACCATCCGTTTGCGATGATCTTTCAAGGGACTACCCAAAAATTGCCGAAAAGCTGATTGCACTTTTACAGCCCGAGGAAAACGATGTTATTGTGGTCGCTGGCGCCGACAATTGGGAGTCAGCTGAGTATGGAGCTGCGGCTGCAGCATGGACTTTCTTTGACGATTGTTAA
- a CDS encoding Ig-like domain-containing protein: MKKKLSRIMLAFLILFAFSYTLPSCFSESYTRTYNLLDLPDGIVQYRLNVVVTQSLYEYYVGQSHKQFSEADFPKFVTPHALQPIAEKLWEICQGDYENFANGVLMIVHQIPYEVTVPAKYPVETIVENRGDCDLFSYVAASIMKARGLDVVLLYYKDKTHMNVGVSLPNPPRYARTKVYYVNYGGIRYYIAECTGGDWRTGWRVGECPPDLIGENPIVVTLENCEQQSPGQVSASYTILTASTISLTASSTFIMQGGTITLSGQLTPKLPNEKITIYVKIGNSQWIAANITTTGHNGEFTCTINLNEAGICHIRASWSGNDDYAGADSPIITVTVLPVYLITSLIIVVALACVGVIIFLASRKGYHEIEELKLPEIPT, translated from the coding sequence ATGAAGAAAAAACTTTCAAGAATCATGCTAGCATTCCTCATTCTCTTCGCGTTTTCCTACACGCTTCCATCATGCTTTTCGGAAAGTTATACTCGCACCTACAACCTTTTAGACCTCCCAGATGGTATAGTGCAGTACAGGTTAAACGTTGTTGTAACGCAATCACTTTATGAATATTACGTTGGACAGAGCCATAAGCAATTTTCAGAAGCAGATTTCCCAAAATTTGTTACACCACACGCGCTACAGCCAATTGCGGAAAAACTCTGGGAAATATGTCAAGGCGACTATGAAAATTTCGCAAACGGAGTTTTAATGATAGTTCATCAGATACCTTACGAAGTAACAGTGCCCGCCAAATACCCTGTGGAAACAATTGTGGAGAACCGAGGGGACTGCGACCTCTTTAGTTATGTGGCGGCATCAATAATGAAAGCTAGAGGCCTCGACGTTGTTCTCCTATACTATAAAGACAAAACACATATGAATGTTGGTGTCAGCCTCCCAAACCCACCGCGGTATGCGAGGACAAAAGTCTATTACGTGAACTATGGCGGCATCAGGTACTATATTGCAGAATGCACCGGTGGAGATTGGAGAACAGGATGGAGAGTTGGAGAATGCCCACCCGACCTAATCGGAGAAAATCCTATAGTGGTCACGCTTGAAAATTGCGAACAACAATCGCCTGGGCAAGTTTCTGCAAGCTACACGATATTGACAGCTTCAACGATATCTCTAACAGCCTCGTCAACTTTCATTATGCAGGGAGGCACAATAACACTTTCAGGGCAACTCACACCAAAGTTGCCAAACGAAAAAATAACGATCTACGTTAAAATAGGCAACTCCCAATGGATTGCGGCAAATATAACAACCACAGGCCATAATGGCGAATTCACATGCACCATTAACCTTAATGAGGCAGGCATATGCCACATCCGCGCAAGCTGGTCTGGAAACGATGATTACGCTGGAGCTGACAGTCCAATAATAACCGTTACGGTTCTACCAGTCTACCTAATTACATCTCTAATAATTGTGGTGGCTTTGGCCTGCGTAGGCGTCATCATATTTTTAGCGTCAAGAAAAGGATATCACGAAATTGAAGAATTAAAGCTTCCAGAAATCCCGACGTAA
- a CDS encoding ATP/GTP-binding protein — MFVVFIIGTAGSGKSLLTAAFSEWLRLSKQDVAIVNLDPGALTLPYSPDVDARDYISVDKIMEEYGLGPNGALIMAADLLAEEIENISKEVEDLKSDIVLVDTPGQMELFAFRASGPYIASELTREPKAIVYLFDAVFSLNPLNYVSNLFLSAAVYNRFLLPQVHVLSKCDLLSEEDVNKIVDWSANPKALEMAIEQKLEGTKRLMSRNMMKAIYQLGLRFLLIPVSAKTNEGMVNFNMALERILAGGDKYTY; from the coding sequence ATGTTTGTTGTATTTATCATTGGAACAGCGGGTTCTGGGAAGTCTCTACTTACAGCAGCCTTTAGCGAATGGTTAAGATTATCAAAGCAAGACGTTGCGATAGTGAACCTAGACCCCGGAGCCTTAACGCTTCCCTATTCGCCAGACGTGGACGCCCGCGATTATATAAGCGTAGACAAAATAATGGAAGAATACGGTTTAGGACCGAATGGTGCCTTAATAATGGCTGCAGATCTCCTTGCAGAGGAGATTGAAAATATTTCGAAGGAAGTGGAGGATTTAAAATCAGACATTGTCTTGGTTGACACGCCGGGGCAGATGGAATTGTTCGCATTTAGGGCAAGCGGACCCTACATAGCCAGCGAGCTCACAAGGGAACCAAAAGCCATAGTCTACCTTTTTGATGCCGTCTTCTCGCTGAACCCATTAAATTATGTTTCAAATCTGTTCCTTTCAGCGGCTGTTTACAACCGCTTCCTTCTACCCCAAGTGCACGTGCTTTCAAAATGCGACCTGCTTTCAGAAGAAGATGTTAACAAAATTGTAGACTGGTCGGCAAACCCAAAGGCCTTAGAAATGGCCATCGAACAAAAACTTGAGGGAACAAAGCGTCTCATGAGCAGAAACATGATGAAGGCTATTTACCAGCTCGGCTTAAGGTTCCTTCTCATCCCGGTCTCGGCGAAAACAAATGAGGGCATGGTTAATTTCAACATGGCTCTGGAGCGCATACTTGCAGGAGGAGACAAATACACATATTAA